From the Streptomyces sp. NBC_00390 genome, the window GACATCGGTCCACGAGTAGGCCGCGAGTGCCGCGCCGACGCCGCTCAGCCGGGCGATGTCGTACGGATTGCGGATGGCGAGCGCCACCACCGGCACTCCTGTCGCGACCAGCCGGTCCACCAGCGTGCGCTGGGGGCTGGTCGCCGAGACGTTGTACGTGCCGACGACCACCACGTCCTTGTCGCTCGCCGCGGCCACCGCCTCCTCGATCTTCGCGCTGCTCGGCGTGATGCCGGTGGACAGCGCTGTCGCCGAGAAGCCCAGCTCGGTGAAGGCGTTGGCGAGCACCGTGGTCGGCGGTCCGGTCGTCCCGCTCGGGGACGCCGGATCGGCGCCGACGACCAGGAGGTTCGGCCGGCTGAGCCGGCTGAGCGGCAGCAGCCCCTCCGGGTTGGCCAGCAGCGTCGTCGTGCCCCCGGCGATCAGGTCGGCGGCGGCGAGATGGGCGGGGACGCCGACCGTGCGGTCCACGCCCCGGTGGGAGACGTACGGATCGCGGAACAGCCCGAGCTTCTCCTTGAGGGTCAGGATGCGCAGGATCGATTCGTCGATACGGGCCGCGCTGAGCTCACCGCTCTTCACCGCGTCGAGCACGGCGTTCCAGGCGACCGCGAGGTCCGGCGGATTGAGCAGCTGGTCCACGCCCGCGAGCAGTGCCAGCACCGGCACCCGGTGGTCGCCGTACTTGTCCCGTACGCCCTGCATGTTGAGCGCATCGGTGACGACGACGCCGTCGTAGCCCAGTTCCTCGCGCAGAATGCCGGTGAGGATCGGGCGGGAGAGCGTGGCGGGGTCGTTGCTCGGGTCCAGCGCAGGGAACTGGATGTGCGCCGTCATGATCGAGTCGATCCCGGCGGCGATCGCGGCCCGGAACGGCGGCGCGTCGATCTCGTCCCACTGCGCCCGGGTGTGGGTGATCACAGGGATGCCGGTGTGACTGTCCACGGTGGTGTCGCCGTGCCCGGGGAAATGCTTGGCGGTCGCAGCGATCCCAGCGCCCTGGTAGCCCTTGACCTGGGCCGCGACCATCCTGGCGACGGCGGCCGGGTCCGCGCCGAAGGACCGCACGCCGATGACCGGGTTGGCCGGGTTGACGTTGACGTCGGCGACGGGCGCGTAGTTCTGCGTGATGCCCATCGCGGCCAGCTCGGCCCCGGCGAGCTGCCCCGCCATCTGGGCCGACACGCGGGACGCGCCCGCGCCCAGCGCCATCGCGCCCGGCATCAGGGTCGCCGGCCTGCCGACCCGGGCGACGATGCCGTGCTCCTGGTCGGTGGAGATCAGCAGCGGTACAGGGGTGGGCTGAGCGAGCCCGGCCCGCTGGATGCCGTTGGACAGATCGGCGATCTGGTGAGGGTCACGGGTGTTGTGTGCCCAGGCGAAGTAGATGATGCCGCCGACGTGGTACGTGGAGATGAGCTCGGCCGCGGTGCGGACGCCCATCTCCTGGAGATTCAGATCGATGTCCGCCTGATCGGGGGCGGTGGCGGAGTGCCCGTACACCCGCATGACGAAGAGCTGGCCGACCTTCTCCTCCAGGCTCATCCGGGAGATGAGCCGCAGGAGCCGGTCGCGCCGGCTGGAACGGGCCGCTGCGGGGGACGCCGCGACGACCACGCCCGCAGCGGCGGCGGTCGCGCTGAGGAGGGTGCGTCTGGAGAGGTTCCGGTCGTGCACTGGTGCTCCTTCCGGCCTTGCCCGACAAGGAAGTTGAAGGAAACTTCCAAGGAGTCACGGATATCTGGAAACTAACTGCCAGGTCAAGGCTCCGCGCAGAACCATCACCGATCCGGCTCGCCCTCGCGCTCATGGGCAAGCGTCCGGAGCCACGAACCGGCTCGGGACGGGGGCTGCGCGCGCTCAGGCCTGACACGGCTGGACCGGAGATGACCCGCCGGGAGCTGAGCACCTGTGCGAGCGCAGCTTCTACCGGTTGCCGGCGGCGGTGCTGGAGACGCCGGGCTGTGGGACGGGTGCGGGAGGGGCCGGGGCGCAGGCCGTGACGCGTGACCGGTCGCTCAGGAATGGTGGGCGACCCGCGGCCACCACTCCTGGAGGGTGCGTACCGTCTCGGTGATCGCGGGCCGCCTGGCCGCGCCTGTACGCCACAGGGCACGCAGCCTGCGCATCGGCACCGGATCCAGCTGTACGGCGGTGACCTCGGGCGGAAGCGGGCCGCGGCCCAGCCGGGGAACCAGCGCGATACCGAGCCCCGCGGCGACCAGGGCGACCTGGGTGTGGTTCTCCTCGGCCCGGTGGACCACCAGCGGCTCATGACCCGATGCCCGCAGCGTGCGCATCAGCCAG encodes:
- a CDS encoding glycoside hydrolase family 3 protein — protein: MHDRNLSRRTLLSATAAAAGVVVAASPAAARSSRRDRLLRLISRMSLEEKVGQLFVMRVYGHSATAPDQADIDLNLQEMGVRTAAELISTYHVGGIIYFAWAHNTRDPHQIADLSNGIQRAGLAQPTPVPLLISTDQEHGIVARVGRPATLMPGAMALGAGASRVSAQMAGQLAGAELAAMGITQNYAPVADVNVNPANPVIGVRSFGADPAAVARMVAAQVKGYQGAGIAATAKHFPGHGDTTVDSHTGIPVITHTRAQWDEIDAPPFRAAIAAGIDSIMTAHIQFPALDPSNDPATLSRPILTGILREELGYDGVVVTDALNMQGVRDKYGDHRVPVLALLAGVDQLLNPPDLAVAWNAVLDAVKSGELSAARIDESILRILTLKEKLGLFRDPYVSHRGVDRTVGVPAHLAAADLIAGGTTTLLANPEGLLPLSRLSRPNLLVVGADPASPSGTTGPPTTVLANAFTELGFSATALSTGITPSSAKIEEAVAAASDKDVVVVGTYNVSATSPQRTLVDRLVATGVPVVALAIRNPYDIARLSGVGAALAAYSWTDVELRAAARVIAGRTRPRGRLPVPVQRADDPSQVLYPIGHGLRY